The genomic region ATCTTCATATCAAAACCCTGACCGGTCTCGACATGGTTTACAAAAACGTGAAGGCGGACTTTTCTTATGAGAACGGAATTATAAAAATCGACAACGGCACCGCCGATGCATTCGACGGAAAGGTTGACCTTGATTTTTATTATAACTCCAATAATCCGGAACCGTATAAAATCAACACACGTATGACCTCGGTCTCGACGAAGAAGATATTGAAGCGGTTTCTCAAGTTTGAAAATCTCGAAGGAAGATTGAACGGGGTGAGCAACTTCAGCGGTAAAGGTTTCGGACTGAAAGAGGTCGTCTCGAACCTCAGTGCTTCAGGAAACATCAAGGTGAACAACGGTGCATTCAAGAATTTTGTATTTCTTACAAAAATGCTGGAGTGGTTCGGAATGAAGAACTACAAAGATCTCTCCTTCAAAGACTTCAATGTCTCTTTTAGAATCAACAAAGGAAAAGCCACAGTCGATGATTGGGCTCTTTCATCTTCAGTGGGAGATATATTGACGAACGGAACGATCGGGTTGGACGGGACCATAAAACTCTACATCACCACCACCCTTTCGAAAAAATATTCAAATATGGTAAAGCAGTATCACGGCGATTGGATCTTCCCTGTTGATAAAAAAGGCAGGGCGACCATTGATTTGATCGCCACCGGTAAACTTCTCTCACCGAAATTCAGCCTTGATAAGAACAAGATAAAAAAACGTATTAAGGGTAAGATAAAGAATGAATTCAACAAAAAGAAAAAAGAGTGGGAGAAGAAGTTGAAAAAGCTCTTCGGAGGGAAATAACCTTGCCTGAACTTCCTGAAGTCGAGACGATAAGGCGTGAGTTGTCGCGAAGGATAATAAACAAGCGGATTATATCCTGCAGCATATTACGTAAGGAGGTAATCGAATATCCCGGTCCCGCGTCGTTCCGCAAGTCGATAACAGGTGAAGAGATAACCGCGGTCATCCGTAGAGCCAAATACCTGATCATCGAATTGACGAATCAAAAGAGGTTGATCTTTCATCTTCGTCTCTCCGGGACCGTGTTGTTGAAAAAACCAGGTTGTGCGCCAGAGCGTTTCACGCGGGTGATAATCGGTTTGAACGGTCTTCAGCTCTTCTTCAATGAGCCGCGTGTACTCGGCAGGATATATCTGCAACACCGAAACAAACGGTATAAGATTCCAAAAGGTCTCTATACCCTGGGTTATGAACCGATCTCCCCTGAGTTCGATTTCAATTATTTACGGAGTAAGATTAAAGGCAGAAAAGCCCGGATAAAGTCACTGCTTCTGGACCAGCATATATGCGCCGGTGTCGGAAACATCTATTCTGATGAAGCCCTGTTCCATGCCGGAATCACTCCTCTGCGGAGAGCGGACAGGCTGACGACCGAAGAGATTCTTAAACTCGTCTTTTCCCTTAAGGACGTCTTGAACAAGGCGATCGATAATTTCGGTACTTCGGTCTCGGATTATCATCGGATCGACGGAGAGGAAGGGAATTTCCAAAAATATCTGTATGTCTATTCCCGGGAAGGCGAGCCGTGCCGTATCTGCGGTACAGAAATCGCACTCACCAAAATCAGCAACCGAAGTACGCGATTCTGCCCGAAGTGTCAGAAATAACACGATAGACGGCCGGGAAAGCACCCGACAGAACAGTGATATTGACAGAAAAAGAAAAATGGCTATAGTTATGCTATGAATGAATTCCCCAGCAGATATTCGCCCGAAGGAATAGAAGATAAGTGGTACGACTTCTGGATAAAAGAGAAATTATTCACTCCTGACCGAAATTCGAAGAAAAAGACCTATACGATAGTCATCCCACCGCCCAATGTAACCGGCCGTTTGACCCTCGGCCATACCCTCAATAATTCGATGCAGGATATTCTTATAAGGTACAAGAAACTTGCAGGTTACGAAGTTCTCTGGGTCGCAGGTATGGACCATGCCGGCATCGCCACCCAGGTGAAGGTCGAAGAAGAGAGATTGATAAAAAAAGGGCTCAAGAAAGAAGATCTGGGCAGGGAGAAGTTCGTTGCGGAAATATGGAAATGGAAAGAGGAATACGCCGGGGTCATCAGAGAACAACTGAAAAAGATGGGGTGCGCTCTCGACTGGTCCAGAGAGTGTTTCACCCTTTCCGATGATTATTCCAAAAAAGTGATAAAGGTCTTTGTCGAACTCTATAAAAAAGGTTTAATCTACCGGGGGGAATATATCATCAACTGGTGCCCGCGCTGTCTCACCGCTTTGTCCGATGAACAGGTCGAGACCGAAGAAGAACCCGGAAAACTCTATTATATCAGGTATCCGATCGTGGGAACGGATGAGGTCATCACGGTCGCGACGACAAGGCCAGAAACAATGCTCGGCGATACCGCCGTATGCGTGAATCCGAAAGACAGACGATATAAGAAATTGGTCGGCAAAAAGGTTCTTCTGCCCATAATGGAACGCGAAATTCCGATCATTGCCGATGACTACGTGGATCCGGATTTCGGCACAGGCGCCCTGAAGGTCACACCCGCCCATGACCCGTTCGATTTCGAACTTGCTGAAAAACATAATCTTGAATTCATCAACATAATGAATCCCGACGCCACCCTCAATGAAAACACGAATGAATTCAATGGGCTGGATAGATATGCGGCACGTAAGCGGATAATCGAACTCTTGAAGTCGAAATCACTACTGGATAAGATCGAGGATTACAGACTGCCTCTGGCAAAGTGTGAGCGATGCAAAACCGCTGTTGAGCCGAGGATTTCAAAACAGTGGTTCGTGAAGATGAAACCGCTCGCCCGCCCCGCAATGAGGGTGGTGAAAAACGGTCGAATAAAAATTCATCCTCAACGATGGGTGAATCTATATAATCACTGGCTTGAGAACGTGCGTGACTGGTGTATTTCCCGTCAGTTGTGGTGGGGTCACAGGATCCCCGTCTATTACTGCAGCAAGTGTTATAAATATGATGATCCGAAGATGACCAGACGGAAAACAGGCAGAAGGGTGAAGGGTATGGTTGTTTCCGCGGTCAAACCGAAAAAATGTCCGGATTGCGGTTCGAGTAAGATATATCAGGACGAGGATGTTCTCGACACCTGGTTCAGCTCCTGGCTCTGGCCGTTCGCCACTCTGGGTTGGCCTAAAAAGACAAAAGACTACACCCGTTTTTATCCCACCCAAACTTTGGTGACCGGCTGGGATATCATTTACCTCTGGGTGGCGCGGATGATAATGGCCGGTCTGAAATTCACAGGAAAGATTCCTTTCAGTGACGTCGTTTTTCATCCGATGATCCGCGATGAAAAAGGAAGAAAGATGTCCAAGAGTCTCGGCAATTCTCCGGAACCGATGGATTTGATCGGCAAATACGGCGCCGATGCTCTACGATTCGGTCTGCAGCTCATTACACCGCGGGAGCAGGATGTGCTCTTTTCCGAACAGGCGATCGACGTCGGAAGAAAATTCTGTAATAAGTTATGGAACGCCTCCCGGTTGATCTGGCTTAATTATCGAGACCATAAAGACACTCTGCCCCGTACCCTTTCGGTTTATGATGAATGGATTCTTTTTGAATTCAATAAACTTCTTGAAAAACTCAAGGATCATTATCTTTCTTTTGAACTGAATCAAATTGCACGTGAGATGTATGATTTCGTCTGGCATACTTTTTGTGATTGGTATCTTGAAATCATCAAGATCAACGGTTCGAAGAATGTCGCAAAATATCTCATCAAACAGATAATAATAATATTGCATCCATTCATACCCTTCATTACCGAGGAGATCTATCACAAGTTCAACTTTCCTAAAAAGAGCATCTTTCTCGAAAGATGGCCGGAAACAACAGAGATAAAAGAGGATGTCTCAAACGTAATCCTGATGAAAGAATTGATAGAAGAGATCAGAAACGTACGGGGGTTGTTCAATATCACGCCAAAGGAAAAGCTCGACGCCGTACTCGACACCGGGACAAATTTCAAAAACTTCCTCAAAACCAACGGCGCCGTTCTGAAGAAACTTGCAGGATTGAACGACTTTAAATTTGCCGACTCGGTTTCACAACCGGCTGCAAGCATCATTATGCCGTCAGTCAAATGTTTCCTCATATTATCCGGTATCAACATCGATAAAGAAAAGAGCCGTCTGCAAAAAGAGATTGAATCACTCTCAAAGAGAATAAACGAAATAAAGTATCGGATGAACAATCCGAATTATATCAGTAAAGCAAGTGAAGAGACCCAAAAGAGAGAACGGCAGCGGCTTGAAGACTTTTTGAAGAAAAAAGAAGGTATTGAAAAAGCCATAGAGAAATTATGAAGTATTTCGGATGGATTATCTCATTGATTTTGTTGATTGTGTTTTTTATCACCTATCGGACTCATTATCTGCCGTTGAAAGCGGATGTCACCAAACTGGAGAAAGAGATCGATATGTGGGAAAATGTTTTAAAAGGAGAAAAAGGACTGACCGGAGAACGCAACAGCTTCGCGGTTGACCGGTTTTTCAAGGATAACAAACTCACTCCATACGGTGAAGTGGAGATGTTGAGAAGATTTGGCCTTAACAACAAAGGAATAGAAATTTACATTTCAGCGCCGGAACCGTTGAACCGTGCAAAAGATGTTATCGCGTTTCTGGACGACCAGCGGCTTATCTATAAGACATTCACTTTTTATATCGTGGTGGATTCCATTGAAAGATTTGAGTATAAATTCGTCAAGTAGGATGATAAAATCTCGCCATTCGCAATTTTTACTCTATACCCTCATTGTTGTTCTCTTTACAGCCAATTTTCTCAATGCGGGCGGGAAGAACGCCGCAGTGGCGATGGCTCTATGTGTCATCCCGGGCGGCGGCCAATTCTATACTGAGCGATATCTTGCCGGCGTCGCCATCGGGTCGGCCGAGCTGGCACTGGGGTATTATGCATATAAATACCACCGGGAAGAAAATTTCGAGAAACGGAATTCAATGCTCTGGTGGGGATTGTTTGTATTCGGTTATTCCCTCGCCGACGCCTATGTCGGTGCAAAGATGTATGGTTTTGAGCTTGAAACAGATATCGACAGGGTATCTCTGAAGTACAGCTGGAAATTGTAATTTAAAATATCACTACATCAGTGTTTCGGACTCTTTTTGACCTGTTCGACAGCCTTGAGTAATTCCACCATTACCTGTGCCTGAAGTTGGTCCTTTGTCAAATTATACATCGTCACGATGTGACCCACGTCGCTCGATACATACATAGGCGGCAGGTTATTCAAAGTCAATGTCATTATATCCTGAAAACACTTGTCGCATTTGCATAAAGTCTCATCTTTTTCGTACAATTTTTTTAATTCTTCACGGACGATCTTTTCAATATAATTTTCATATTTTTTTTCTTCCATTTTTTCATCCTTTCTTTATGAGTTCCAAAAATTCTTTCTCGGTTATAATCTTTACACCCAGCTTTTTCGCTTTTTCATACTTTGAACCCGGTTTTTTACCGACGACGACGAAATCGGTCTTTCTGGAGACAGAGTTCATCGGTGAACCACCCTCTTTCCGGACCAGTGAATGCGCCTCCAGCCGCGTCATTTTCTCGAGTTCACCGGTAAAGACGAATGTTTTGCCTTTAAGATACCCTTTGTCTTCTTTGGGTTTGTCTTTATGAAACCGCAAGCCGATCCGTTTCAGATTTTCTATTACCTTGAGATTCTTTTCATTTTTAAAGTAGTTCTTGATGCCTTCCGCGACAGTCTCCCCGATACCTTTGATTTTAAGAAAATCCTCAGTTCCGGCTTTAATTATCTCGTCGATCGAAGCAAATTCACTGACCAGAAGGTGTGAAGCATTGACGCCGATATTGGGAATCCCCAGGGCGTATAATACATTTTCAAATTCTCTTTTTTTACTCTCCTCAATCGCCTGGATTAAATTTCGGGCGGACTTCTCCCCCATCCTTTCCAGGCCGGCGAGTTTGTCCACGGTGAGTCGATATATGTCATCAAAGCTTTTTATAATCCCCTGATCGACGAGTTTGTCCACGAGTACATGACCAAAACCCTCGATGTCCATCGCCGCTCTTGAGGTGAAATGGAGTATTCTGCCTTTGATCTGCGCCGGACAGGTGGAATTGACACAGCGCCAGTCCGCTTCACCGGAAAGTCGATATATTCTTTCTTTACATACAGGACAGAATTCTGGAAAGCGGAATCGTCTGACACTGCTTTTTCGTTTCGATGTCACCACGCCGACCACTTTGGGTATCACTTCTCCCCCTTTTTCAATGATTACATAATCACCGATGCGGATATCCTTTCGTTTGATTTCATCCTCATTATGCAGGGTGGCGCGCGAGACCGTGGTTCCAGAAAGGAAT from candidate division WOR-3 bacterium harbors:
- a CDS encoding competence protein; its protein translation is MEEKKYENYIEKIVREELKKLYEKDETLCKCDKCFQDIMTLTLNNLPPMYVSSDVGHIVTMYNLTKDQLQAQVMVELLKAVEQVKKSPKH
- the mutM gene encoding bifunctional DNA-formamidopyrimidine glycosylase/DNA-(apurinic or apyrimidinic site) lyase — translated: MQQKEKRVGEEVEKALRREITLPELPEVETIRRELSRRIINKRIISCSILRKEVIEYPGPASFRKSITGEEITAVIRRAKYLIIELTNQKRLIFHLRLSGTVLLKKPGCAPERFTRVIIGLNGLQLFFNEPRVLGRIYLQHRNKRYKIPKGLYTLGYEPISPEFDFNYLRSKIKGRKARIKSLLLDQHICAGVGNIYSDEALFHAGITPLRRADRLTTEEILKLVFSLKDVLNKAIDNFGTSVSDYHRIDGEEGNFQKYLYVYSREGEPCRICGTEIALTKISNRSTRFCPKCQK
- a CDS encoding valine--tRNA ligase, whose product is MNEFPSRYSPEGIEDKWYDFWIKEKLFTPDRNSKKKTYTIVIPPPNVTGRLTLGHTLNNSMQDILIRYKKLAGYEVLWVAGMDHAGIATQVKVEEERLIKKGLKKEDLGREKFVAEIWKWKEEYAGVIREQLKKMGCALDWSRECFTLSDDYSKKVIKVFVELYKKGLIYRGEYIINWCPRCLTALSDEQVETEEEPGKLYYIRYPIVGTDEVITVATTRPETMLGDTAVCVNPKDRRYKKLVGKKVLLPIMEREIPIIADDYVDPDFGTGALKVTPAHDPFDFELAEKHNLEFINIMNPDATLNENTNEFNGLDRYAARKRIIELLKSKSLLDKIEDYRLPLAKCERCKTAVEPRISKQWFVKMKPLARPAMRVVKNGRIKIHPQRWVNLYNHWLENVRDWCISRQLWWGHRIPVYYCSKCYKYDDPKMTRRKTGRRVKGMVVSAVKPKKCPDCGSSKIYQDEDVLDTWFSSWLWPFATLGWPKKTKDYTRFYPTQTLVTGWDIIYLWVARMIMAGLKFTGKIPFSDVVFHPMIRDEKGRKMSKSLGNSPEPMDLIGKYGADALRFGLQLITPREQDVLFSEQAIDVGRKFCNKLWNASRLIWLNYRDHKDTLPRTLSVYDEWILFEFNKLLEKLKDHYLSFELNQIAREMYDFVWHTFCDWYLEIIKINGSKNVAKYLIKQIIIILHPFIPFITEEIYHKFNFPKKSIFLERWPETTEIKEDVSNVILMKELIEEIRNVRGLFNITPKEKLDAVLDTGTNFKNFLKTNGAVLKKLAGLNDFKFADSVSQPAASIIMPSVKCFLILSGINIDKEKSRLQKEIESLSKRINEIKYRMNNPNYISKASEETQKRERQRLEDFLKKKEGIEKAIEKL